In one Terriglobales bacterium genomic region, the following are encoded:
- a CDS encoding GNAT family N-acetyltransferase gives MLSADSKIRIRTAAPTEAAAIAAILYESFLEYKPIYTPEGFAATTPPAAEIERRFDEGPIWVAVGEGAIVGTVSAVLKSGRVYVRSMAILPAARGHAIGRRLLELVEQWAQEHGHRELFLCTTPFLDRAIRLYEGHGFRRSQEGPHELFGTPLFTMVKRL, from the coding sequence GTGCTTTCCGCCGACTCCAAGATTCGCATACGCACCGCTGCCCCAACGGAAGCGGCGGCAATTGCAGCCATCCTGTACGAGAGCTTCCTGGAATACAAGCCTATCTACACGCCGGAGGGATTCGCCGCCACGACGCCGCCGGCAGCCGAGATCGAGCGGCGGTTTGACGAAGGACCGATCTGGGTGGCGGTCGGCGAAGGCGCCATCGTGGGAACGGTGAGTGCGGTCTTAAAGTCGGGCCGGGTGTACGTGCGCAGCATGGCTATCCTGCCGGCGGCGAGGGGTCACGCGATCGGGCGGCGGCTCTTGGAGCTCGTCGAGCAGTGGGCGCAGGAACACGGGCACCGCGAGCTTTTCTTGTGCACAACACCATTCCTCGACCGAGCGATTCGCCTCTATGAAGGCCATGGCTTCCGGCGCAGCCAGGAAGGGCCACATGAGCTGTTCGGGACGCCGCTGTTCACGATGGTGAAGCGGTTGT